The proteins below come from a single Deltaproteobacteria bacterium genomic window:
- a CDS encoding trypsin-like peptidase domain-containing protein, with amino-acid sequence MITSKHAKIVFTILSIVLISIPILAEAEDPVKSHHPLPVFELEKVITGWLEHSGYKVSRTPLQMGKVQLKAVKEKKGWQISLAPHSALATELQAKCTAEGEPDEAQVQVEKLRDHIEGYLSGNSKANSIETEAPRQFIPTAVLSQAESVVCLRAEFEDDDMQFSGFIVDEDGLIISTAHGLKGIEQLTVILSDGRQFKGDLIKIDLRRDLAFVDIKGKFDSYIPVANGRNLLGMGEQLYSIGCPINLGGTVYTGIINSPPRRVNGLPLWQVDMEIHPGSSGSPVFDVQGNLVAVVKGRYRGTDTVGFLIPFETIMEFAKD; translated from the coding sequence ATGATCACATCAAAACACGCGAAAATCGTCTTCACTATTCTATCCATCGTACTCATTAGCATTCCCATTCTTGCCGAGGCAGAAGATCCTGTCAAATCCCACCACCCCCTGCCCGTATTTGAGTTAGAAAAGGTCATTACTGGCTGGCTCGAACATTCTGGTTATAAGGTGAGCCGAACCCCCCTACAAATGGGCAAAGTGCAACTAAAGGCTGTAAAGGAAAAGAAAGGCTGGCAGATCTCTTTAGCGCCTCATTCCGCTCTGGCAACCGAGTTACAGGCCAAATGCACTGCTGAAGGCGAACCAGATGAGGCTCAGGTTCAAGTTGAGAAGTTGCGGGATCATATTGAAGGCTACCTCTCCGGGAACAGCAAAGCGAACTCTATCGAAACGGAGGCCCCAAGGCAGTTCATTCCCACTGCGGTTTTATCGCAAGCCGAATCGGTCGTCTGCTTGAGGGCAGAATTCGAAGACGATGACATGCAGTTCTCAGGTTTCATAGTGGACGAGGACGGCCTGATCATTTCTACGGCACACGGATTGAAAGGGATTGAACAACTCACCGTCATTCTTTCTGACGGCAGGCAATTCAAGGGAGATTTGATCAAGATCGATCTCCGCCGGGATTTGGCCTTTGTTGATATCAAAGGAAAATTCGACAGCTACATCCCTGTGGCCAATGGCAGGAATCTTCTGGGTATGGGCGAACAGCTCTACTCAATCGGATGCCCTATTAATCTTGGAGGAACTGTCTATACAGGGATCATTAATAGCCCGCCCAGACGGGTAAATGGCCTGCCCTTGTGGCAAGTCGACATGGAAATTCATCCGGGAAGTAGCGGAAGTCCTGTCTTTGATGTACAGGGAAATCTGGTAGCCGTTGTCAAAGGTAGGTACCGGGGAACAGACACTGTAGGTTTTCTGATCCCATTTGAGACGATCATGGAGTTCGCAAAGGACTAA
- a CDS encoding serine/threonine protein kinase gives MNYGRYEIMKELGRGAMGVVYQAHDPQIDRLVALKVLRQDRVTSEDLVRRFLKEAKAIGRLSHPNIVTVYDVGQDHETIYIAMEFLEGKPLNEAVKGKRLSLEEIVDLGVQVAEAVDYAHDKGIVHRDIKPTNIILTPNGQAKITDFGIARIEDPSAPQQTQAGEILGTPVYMSPEQVMGKPVDGRSDLYSLGVILYELSTGKRPFGGDNLAVIFRAITQDTPVEPATADSSISPALSGLIVKSLDKNPDERFQTGKGMAQALKTCLKTEKTVLIQQPTREKTKGLGFYLTVVFIVLCAVGGVSYYFMAQKTSEQASSSTLEPSSRSEAPPPAQIVRPAVLKVESVPAGAQVFLDGSFKGKSPLNFDLPLGKYEVRLSMPNYYEWEAQLQLREEGETPLLVRLVPIDDNAR, from the coding sequence ATGAATTATGGCCGTTACGAAATCATGAAAGAGCTGGGCAGGGGTGCCATGGGCGTTGTTTACCAGGCCCACGACCCTCAAATTGACAGGCTTGTGGCCTTGAAGGTATTGCGGCAGGACAGGGTCACAAGTGAGGACTTGGTCCGGAGATTTCTCAAAGAGGCCAAGGCCATTGGCCGGCTCTCCCATCCCAACATTGTCACAGTCTACGACGTAGGACAAGATCACGAGACGATCTATATTGCTATGGAGTTTCTCGAAGGAAAGCCACTGAATGAGGCTGTAAAAGGAAAAAGACTGAGCCTTGAGGAAATTGTGGATCTCGGTGTTCAGGTGGCTGAAGCTGTTGATTATGCGCACGACAAGGGGATAGTTCACAGAGATATCAAACCGACAAATATCATTCTGACTCCCAATGGCCAGGCCAAAATTACAGATTTTGGTATTGCACGCATTGAAGATCCTTCTGCCCCTCAACAAACCCAGGCCGGTGAAATCCTGGGGACACCCGTCTACATGTCCCCTGAACAGGTGATGGGCAAACCAGTGGACGGGCGCTCTGACCTTTACTCGCTGGGAGTCATCCTTTACGAACTCAGTACAGGAAAAAGGCCTTTCGGAGGTGACAATCTCGCTGTTATCTTCAGAGCGATTACCCAGGACACGCCTGTTGAGCCTGCAACAGCGGATTCCTCCATTTCGCCTGCGTTGTCCGGACTGATTGTTAAAAGCCTGGACAAAAATCCTGATGAGCGGTTTCAGACTGGCAAAGGCATGGCCCAGGCTCTTAAGACTTGTCTTAAGACGGAAAAAACAGTACTGATACAACAGCCCACCAGGGAAAAAACCAAAGGGCTTGGGTTTTACTTGACTGTTGTTTTTATCGTGCTTTGCGCAGTGGGAGGAGTCTCCTATTATTTCATGGCCCAGAAGACCTCGGAACAGGCCTCTTCATCAACCCTTGAGCCTTCTTCTCGGAGCGAGGCCCCGCCTCCTGCGCAAATCGTCAGGCCAGCGGTCTTGAAGGTGGAGAGTGTTCCTGCTGGCGCTCAGGTTTTTCTGGACGGTTCTTTCAAGGGGAAATCGCCCTTGAATTTTGATCTTCCCCTTGGAAAATACGAAGTCCGGCTGAGCATGCCCAATTACTATGAGTGGGAAGCGCAGCTTCAATTACGCGAAGAGGGTGAAACCCCGCTTCTTGTCAGATTGGTGCCTATTGATGATAACGCAAGGTAG